Proteins encoded by one window of Gammaproteobacteria bacterium:
- the moeB gene encoding molybdopterin-synthase adenylyltransferase MoeB: MNEAQRERYSRQIRLPWIGPEGQQRLLDARVFVVGMGGLGSPAAMYLAAAGVGHLAINDFDRVDASNLQRQIIHRTSDIGSGKVESARDTLREINTGVRVTAIGWQLEGGELDAEVDKADVVLDCSDNFPTRFALNAACVARGTPLVSGAAIRAEAQIVTFLPADPQSPCYRCLYEEGDESAETCAAEGVVAPLVGIVGSMQAMEAVKIIVGAGRTLCGRLLLLDALTMAWRELRLPRAPDCPVCSRRP; the protein is encoded by the coding sequence ATGAACGAGGCGCAGCGCGAGCGCTACAGCCGTCAGATCCGGCTCCCGTGGATCGGGCCGGAGGGCCAGCAGCGCCTGCTGGACGCCAGGGTCTTCGTCGTCGGCATGGGCGGACTGGGTTCCCCCGCCGCGATGTACCTCGCCGCGGCCGGTGTCGGTCACCTCGCCATCAACGACTTCGACCGGGTCGACGCCTCCAACCTTCAGCGCCAGATCATTCACCGGACCTCGGACATCGGTTCGGGAAAGGTGGAGTCGGCGCGTGATACCCTGCGGGAGATCAACACCGGGGTCCGGGTGACCGCGATCGGGTGGCAACTCGAGGGGGGCGAGCTGGACGCGGAGGTGGACAAGGCGGACGTGGTGCTGGACTGCAGCGACAACTTTCCCACCCGTTTCGCGCTGAACGCGGCCTGTGTCGCTCGGGGAACCCCCCTGGTTTCCGGCGCGGCCATCCGTGCGGAGGCGCAGATCGTCACCTTCCTGCCAGCGGATCCGCAGAGTCCGTGTTACCGGTGCCTCTACGAGGAGGGGGACGAGTCGGCGGAGACCTGCGCCGCCGAAGGCGTGGTCGCGCCGCTGGTCGGCATCGTCGGCAGCATGCAGGCGATGGAAGCCGTCAAGATCATCGTCGGTGCGGGCAGGACGCTTTGCGGGCGGCTCTTGCTGCTGGATGCATTGACCATGGCCTGGCGCGAGCTGCGTCTGCCGCGCGCCCCCGATTGTCCGGTCTGTTCGCGCCGCCCATGA
- a CDS encoding AAA family ATPase, with protein sequence MYLEYFGLNAKPFQLTPDPEFIYLSPGHARAKAYMDYSIWNRDSFVVITGDIGSGKTTLIQHLLTEIDDRVIVARIHQTQLDEIEFFQAVLVAFGFKPFNAGKVELLDMLNTFLIEQYQAGHQVVLIIDEAQNLSPRVLEEVRLMTGLETHKEKLLNLILAGQPELRELLDAPGMEQLNQRIRFRFHLEALDEEETREYINHRLEVAGNTRSDLFPDTVIPLIHRYSGGVPRLVNTLCDTVLIAAFVDETTDITEKTVEDGIQELQWSPYSERGRGIPIGLPGAADGPGLWGKRLEVEKRQGVKQDVPLEKDTITLGRLPGNDVMIEDTVVSGHHAKIMVVHGTAFLEDLNSTNGTFVNSERVRRCVLKHGDVISLARCRIRYIDEAAVEQETGKAPAVETEVVRMNQDTGASTDPE encoded by the coding sequence ATGTACCTCGAATACTTCGGCCTCAACGCAAAGCCGTTCCAGCTGACACCCGATCCCGAGTTCATCTACCTGAGCCCCGGCCACGCGCGCGCCAAGGCCTACATGGATTACTCGATCTGGAACCGGGATAGTTTCGTCGTCATTACCGGGGACATCGGATCGGGTAAGACCACCCTGATCCAGCACCTGCTCACCGAGATCGACGACCGGGTCATCGTGGCCCGAATCCACCAGACCCAGCTCGACGAGATCGAATTTTTTCAGGCGGTGCTGGTCGCCTTCGGCTTCAAGCCCTTCAATGCGGGCAAGGTCGAACTCCTAGACATGCTCAACACCTTTCTGATCGAGCAGTACCAGGCCGGCCACCAGGTCGTGCTCATCATCGACGAGGCACAGAACCTGAGTCCGCGCGTGCTGGAGGAGGTGCGCCTGATGACGGGTCTGGAAACCCACAAGGAGAAACTGCTCAACCTGATCCTTGCCGGGCAGCCGGAGCTGCGGGAGTTGCTCGACGCGCCGGGGATGGAGCAGCTCAACCAGCGCATCCGTTTCCGCTTCCACCTCGAGGCCCTCGACGAGGAGGAGACCCGCGAGTACATCAATCACCGGCTCGAGGTGGCTGGCAATACGCGCAGCGACCTGTTCCCCGATACCGTGATCCCACTGATCCACCGTTACTCCGGGGGCGTGCCGCGTCTGGTCAATACCCTGTGCGACACGGTGTTGATTGCGGCATTCGTCGATGAAACCACGGATATCACCGAAAAGACCGTCGAGGACGGGATTCAGGAGCTGCAGTGGTCGCCCTATAGCGAACGCGGCCGAGGGATACCTATCGGCCTGCCGGGCGCCGCGGATGGCCCTGGCCTCTGGGGCAAACGCCTCGAGGTCGAGAAGCGGCAGGGTGTGAAGCAGGATGTGCCCCTGGAAAAGGACACGATTACGCTCGGCAGACTCCCGGGTAACGACGTCATGATCGAGGACACCGTAGTCAGCGGACACCACGCGAAGATCATGGTCGTTCACGGCACGGCGTTTCTCGAGGACCTGAACAGTACCAACGGCACGTTCGTGAACTCCGAACGGGTACGCAGATGCGTTCTGAAACACGGTGACGTGATCTCGCTGGCCCGCTGTCGCATCCGCTACATCGACGAGGCCGCGGTCGAACAGGAGACCGGGAAAGCACCCGCGGTGGAGACGGAGGTCGTTCGGATGAACCAGGACACCGGCGCCAGTACCGACCCGGAATGA
- a CDS encoding transposase yields MGKSRYRIVTEGATPHFLTCTVVNWLPVFGNPAIAQIIIDSLRFLQENKRLSIHAYVIMENHLHLIASGEDLTKEIGHFKSFTARNAIDWFLKYEKRWTLEQLKANKAPHKTGQVYQFWQEGSHPQLIQDDAMLFNKLEYIHENPVRRGYVDDPADWRYSSYRNYMELEAVLPIETIV; encoded by the coding sequence ATGGGAAAGAGCCGTTACCGGATCGTGACCGAGGGCGCGACGCCCCACTTCCTGACCTGCACCGTCGTCAACTGGCTGCCAGTATTTGGCAATCCTGCCATCGCGCAGATCATCATCGATTCCCTCAGGTTTCTGCAGGAGAACAAGCGCCTGTCGATCCATGCCTACGTCATCATGGAGAACCACCTTCACCTGATCGCATCCGGGGAGGATCTGACAAAGGAGATCGGCCACTTCAAATCATTCACTGCGCGAAATGCTATCGACTGGTTTTTGAAGTACGAGAAACGGTGGACACTGGAGCAGTTGAAGGCAAACAAGGCGCCACACAAGACCGGCCAGGTGTATCAGTTCTGGCAGGAAGGCTCGCATCCCCAGTTGATTCAGGATGACGCGATGCTTTTCAACAAGCTGGAATACATACACGAGAATCCGGTGAGGAGAGGATACGTAGACGATCCTGCAGACTGGCGGTATTCCAGTTACCGGAACTACATGGAGCTCGAAGCTGTCCTGCCGATCGAGACTATTGTTTGA